One genomic window of Malaciobacter molluscorum LMG 25693 includes the following:
- a CDS encoding fibronectin type III domain-containing protein gives MNNLMKITSSLALAILVSGCSYKGDLMSSQKPKIDESIEVVNSDSIRSISDINAIAFEWQKVDDSRVVGYNFYRANLQKDGTKLKLIDTIENKYATHFVDTNLEPNTKYVYKISSTTNNDFESKTTKDYVVSTLDIPEGVSFIQAISNLPRQIKIIWRPHTNERISYYKIYRSSPQTSKWENLAEVDGRLQAEYIDTDLKDNVVYNYKVVAYTFDKIATKPSEIVKAQTKALPEGIYTLKASNDQPRKIILNWQPSESSDVIKYNIYRSSDATSGFSLLKTVSAKTLNYDDFVNEDGKIYFYKISSIDKDNLESNLNVNAAMGSTLQKVAKPIITLAQIQGEKAILNWQSADRRTVSYNVYKTIKDGFFDKKTIKITGIKALRYEDKDIVRGVRYSYSIQAVDENGIASEKTKETELILPKLRELK, from the coding sequence ATGAACAACTTGATGAAAATCACATCATCTCTAGCTTTAGCAATTTTAGTTAGTGGTTGTAGTTACAAAGGTGACCTTATGTCATCTCAAAAACCAAAAATAGATGAATCAATTGAAGTAGTAAACTCAGATTCAATAAGATCAATTAGTGATATTAATGCAATTGCATTTGAATGGCAAAAAGTTGATGATAGTAGAGTTGTTGGATACAACTTTTATAGAGCAAATCTTCAAAAAGATGGTACAAAATTAAAATTAATAGATACTATTGAGAATAAATATGCAACACACTTTGTTGATACAAATTTAGAACCAAATACAAAATATGTTTATAAAATTTCTAGTACAACAAATAATGATTTTGAATCAAAAACAACAAAAGATTATGTTGTTTCAACTTTAGATATTCCAGAAGGTGTTAGCTTTATCCAAGCTATTTCAAATCTTCCAAGACAAATAAAAATCATTTGGAGACCACATACAAATGAAAGAATTTCTTATTATAAAATTTATAGAAGTTCTCCTCAAACAAGCAAATGGGAAAATCTTGCAGAAGTTGACGGAAGATTACAAGCTGAATATATTGATACAGATTTAAAAGATAATGTAGTTTATAACTATAAAGTTGTTGCTTATACATTTGATAAAATTGCTACAAAACCAAGTGAAATAGTAAAAGCACAAACAAAAGCATTACCAGAAGGTATTTATACATTAAAAGCATCAAATGACCAACCAAGAAAGATTATCTTAAACTGGCAACCTTCTGAATCTTCTGATGTAATAAAATATAATATTTATAGAAGTAGTGACGCAACAAGTGGTTTTTCATTACTTAAGACAGTTAGTGCAAAAACACTAAATTATGATGATTTTGTAAATGAAGATGGAAAAATCTATTTTTATAAAATATCTTCAATTGATAAAGATAATTTAGAAAGCAACTTAAATGTAAATGCAGCAATGGGCTCAACTTTACAAAAAGTTGCAAAACCAATTATAACACTTGCACAAATTCAAGGTGAAAAAGCAATATTAAATTGGCAAAGTGCTGATAGAAGAACGGTAAGTTATAATGTTTATAAAACTATAAAAGATGGTTTTTTTGATAAAAAGACTATTAAAATTACAGGAATAAAAGCTTTAAGATATGAAGATAAAGATATTGTAAGAGGAGTTAGATATAGCTACTCAATTCAAGCTGTTGATGAAAATGGAATAGCTTCAGAGAAAACTAAAGAAACAGAATTAATATTACCTAAATTAAGAGAGTTAAAATAA